In one Drosophila albomicans strain 15112-1751.03 chromosome X, ASM965048v2, whole genome shotgun sequence genomic region, the following are encoded:
- the LOC117572733 gene encoding uncharacterized protein LOC117572733, with amino-acid sequence MSDVLKTDKWIVFFRVYGRLPAFWKVTDEGYKSKRAKIEGYQKLLKSYRKIYPGANVDNMRRKINRIRCSFHRELRKVKLGELSARNKDDVNEPKLWYFKEFLRNDIAEDTSDVVREKEATDEEKPMVHFDQNDVIEIEPISKDIKPIAINTACPEPVAPIATVAPIAPRAEQPEVVDHQKLEEAKIFAEDWAISYCKLDAHNGMLAKKAIEEIFVLGQLKKLQYNSVMMP; translated from the exons ATGAGTGATGTACTGAAGACGGACAAATGGATAGTGTTCTTTAGAGTTTACGGTCGACTACCTGCTTTCTGGAAGGTCACCGATGAAGGCTACAAAAGCAAACGTGCAAAGATAGAAGGATATCAAAAACTTCTAAAGAGCTACCGGAAGATCTACCCCGGTGCGAATGTGGACAATATGCGACGCAAAATAAATCGCATACGATGTAGTTTTCATCGCGAGCTGCGTAAAGTGAAGCTCGGTGAATTATCTGCCAGGAATAAAGATGACGTCAATGAACCAAAATTGTGGTATTTCAAAGAGTTCCTGCGCAATGATATCGCGGAGGACACAAGCGACGTGGTCCGGGAGAAGGAGGCAACTGACGAAGAGAAGCCGATGGTTCATTTTGACCAGAACGATGTGATTGAA ATTGAACCCATATCAAAAGACATCAAACCGATAGCAATCAATACTGCTTGTCCAGAGCCCGTAGCACCCATAGCAACCGTAGCTCCCATAGCACCTCGAGCGGAGCAGCCGGAAGTAGTAGATCATCAGAAACTCGAAGAGGCCAAAATCTTTGCCGAGGACTGGGCAATTTCCTATTGCAAGTTGGATGCACACAACGGGATGCTGGCCAAGAAGGCGATCGAGGAGATCTTTGTGTTGGGACAGCTCAAAAAGTTGCAGTACAATTCTGTAATGATGCcataa
- the LOC117570608 gene encoding uncharacterized protein LOC117570608 isoform X2: MRKRDIIRLWNQVVAQTGIDKYTDGQWQEIYEEFLKSMYDKNEPYISVQSVEKLVDELEENMEISKSLNTSSDIDDEPLSALKNCLKDKIKVEPIIPLRRTTRRCVVDNNNFNQQLADIKFKSKQRQMHLQTEMAKHKDNDDLLMLGTSPKQEKAQTKKSTNNNATKKKRINSENLTKQNKATAKRMRTQTKLTIEKGDHKIDKNEKRQVPGKSNLDKLKSKPPRIRRAKSKIMAPTAHMPPSAINLTRGPTMNNTSSTEEAVTLEVVEAEDLSSLMIVTERDSEKNEPVNVYQENVDFNQLLTNDKSLDVDIFNSTQYLDNLAIELDSILHNDRSLCDQNAVLQNDPKLTKESIDLLKEIADLSLTNDLFMSSEASTNSLATNFNLLEQNTMLDDELNLTQESIEILQNIHSMEISRTMLQNDLYLSSETGSENASIEHDLNLTNLADKIALVEQDNLKTIIQQNKNNDKTPLEQDALLQDELNFEIDSDSDVLSLSASWDGGMDDNDERNSIVNEMDRNESDIAASIVDSMSPLTALTTTAVSPEATAHPATNAVETNISLNDLRSFRIPKKTNNPKL, from the exons ATGCGTAAACGTGACATTATTCGCCTTTGGAATCAGGTTGTGGCCCAAACGGGCATCGACAAATACACGGACGGACAGTGGCAGGAAATTTACGAAGAATTCCTGAAATCCATGTACGATAAGAATGAACCTTATATAAGTGTTCAAAGT GTGGAAAAGTTAGTGGATGAGCTTGAGGAGAATATGGAAATTTCAAAAAGTTTGAATACAAGCTCCGATATAGATGATGAACCGCTGTCGGCATTAAAAAATTGTCTGAAAGATAAAATCAAAGTGGAGCCAATAATTCCGTTAAGAAGAACCACGCGACGATGTGTGGttgacaataataattttaatcagCAGTTGGCggatattaaatttaaatcgaaGCAGCGGCAGATGCATTTGCAAACAGAGATGGCAAAACACAAGGATAAT GACGATCTGTTAATGTTAGGCACAAGCCCCAAACAGGAAAAGgctcaaacaaaaaaatcaacaaacaataacGCAACTAAAAAGAAGCGAATAAACTCTGAAAActtgacaaaacaaaacaaagcaactgCAAAACGAATGCGCACACAAACTAAGCTCACAATTGAAAAAGGGGACCATAAGATTGATAAAAATGAGAAACGACAAGTGCCTGGCAAATCTAATTTAGACAAATTAAAGTCTAAGCCGCCTCGAATTAGGCGAGCGAAATCAAAG ATAATGGCACCGACTGCTCACATGCCACCCTCAGCCATAAATTTGACGCGAGGGCCAACTATGAACAATACTTCAAGCACAGAAGAAGCTGTAACTCTAGAAGTTGTTGAAGCGGAAGATCTCAGTAGTCTAATGATagtgacagagagagacagcgaaaAAAACGAACCTGTTAATGTTTACCAAGAAAATGTTGATTTCAATCAATTGTTGACTAATGATAAATCTCTTGATGTTGATATATTCAATTCAACACAATATCTTGACAATTTGGCCATCGAATTGGATTCAATATTACACAATGATCGCAGCTTATGCGATCAGAATGCGGTGCTGCAAAATGATCCCAAATTAACAAAGGAATCCATAGATTTGCTTAAAGAAATAGCCGATCTTTCGCttacaaatgatttatttatgtcttCGGAGGCATCTACAAACAGCTTAGCAAcgaactttaatttattagaaCAGAATACAATGTTAGACGATGAGCTTAACTTAACACAGGAATCTATAGAAATATTGCAGAATATCCACTCAATGGAAATAAGTCGAACGATGCTACAAAATGATCTATATTTGTCCTCGGAGACAGGATCAGAAAATGCATCGATAGAACATGATCTCAACTTGACAAACTTAGCAGATAAGATTGCTTTGGTCGAGCAAGACAATCTTAAAACGATAATACAACAGAATAAGAATAATGACAAAACTCCCTTAGAGCAGGACGCGTTATTGCAAGATGAGCTTAATTTCGAAATCGACTCGGACTCGGATGTCCTTTCATTGAGCGCTTCCTGGGATGGCGGCATGGACGACAATGATGAGCGAAATTCAATTGTGAATGAAATGGATAGGAATGAATCAGATATTGCTGCTTCAATTGTTGACTCTATGAGTCCATTGACAGCACTTACTACGACTGCTGTTAGTCCAGAAGCTACAGCTCATCCGGCAACTAATGCTGTAGAAACCAACATATCACTTAATGACTTGCGCAGCTTTCGTATTCCCAAGAAAACGAATAATCCAAAGTTGTAG
- the LOC117577722 gene encoding probable ATP-dependent RNA helicase DDX47: MIFLSNKYQIVDQLQQYYLFIPVKYKDVYLVHILNELADNSFMIFCSTCNNTVKTALMLRALGLAAIPLHGQMSQNKRLAALNKFKAKNRSILISTEVASRGLDIPHVDVVVNFDIPTHCKDYIHRVGRTARAGRSGQAITMVSQYDIELYQRIEHLLGKQLPLYKCEEDGDEVMALQERVAEAQRTAKLELKDLEDSKGYKGGKDGGTKRSAAAGDHDDSEQFTGARKRMKPMGKGGNNNYKNKGGAGGAKKNWNRGKKRN, encoded by the coding sequence atGATATTTCTCTCcaacaaatatcaaattgtcGATCAGCTACAGCAATATTATCTATTTATACCTGTAAAATACAAAGACGTCTATCTGGTGCACATCCTCAACGAGCTGGCTGACAACAGTTTCATGATCTTCTGCAGCACTTGCAACAACACTGTGAAGACTGCCTTGATGTTGCGAGCTCTGGGCTTAGCTGCGATTCCGTTGCATGGACAGATGTCGCAGAACAAACGCTTGGCAGCGCTCAACAAATTTAAGGCGAAAAATCGTTCGATTTTGATATCCACCGAAGTTGCCTCACGTGGTCTTGACATTCCCCATGTGGATGTGGTGGTTAACTTTGATATACCCACGCACTGTAAGGATTACATACATCGTGTGGGACGCACAGCGCGTGCCGGACGTTCCGGGCAAGCCATCACTATGGTCAGTCAGTATGACATTGAATTGTATCAGCGTATCGAACATTTGCTGGGCAAACAGTTGCCTCTGTACAAATGCGAGGAGGATGGTGATGAGGTGATGGCTCTGCAGGAGCGTGTGGCGGAAGCACAACGTACAGCGAAACTGGAGCTCAAGGATCTGGAGGATAGCAAGGGCTACAAGGGTGGCAAAGACGGTGGCACTAAGCGTTCGGCTGCTGCAGGGGACCACGATGATTCGGAACAGTTTACGGGTGCGCGCAAGCGCATGAAACCCATGGGCAAGGGTGGGAATAACAACTATAAGAACAAGGGGGGCGCTGGCGGTGCCAAAAAGAATTGGAATCGTGGCAAAAAGCGCAATTAA
- the LOC117570608 gene encoding uncharacterized protein LOC117570608 isoform X1, producing the protein MRKRDIIRLWNQVVAQTGIDKYTDGQWQEIYEEFLKSMYDKNEPYISVQSVEKLVDELEENMEISKSLNTSSDIDDEPLSALKNCLKDKIKVEPIIPLRRTTRRCVVDNNNFNQQLADIKFKSKQRQMHLQTEMAKHKDNDDLLMLGTSPKQEKAQTKKSTNNNATKKKRINSENLTKQNKATAKRMRTQTKLTIEKGDHKIDKNEKRQVPGKSNLDKLKSKPPRIRRAKSKAVYVSASVEFIGNQFFLLPQIMAPTAHMPPSAINLTRGPTMNNTSSTEEAVTLEVVEAEDLSSLMIVTERDSEKNEPVNVYQENVDFNQLLTNDKSLDVDIFNSTQYLDNLAIELDSILHNDRSLCDQNAVLQNDPKLTKESIDLLKEIADLSLTNDLFMSSEASTNSLATNFNLLEQNTMLDDELNLTQESIEILQNIHSMEISRTMLQNDLYLSSETGSENASIEHDLNLTNLADKIALVEQDNLKTIIQQNKNNDKTPLEQDALLQDELNFEIDSDSDVLSLSASWDGGMDDNDERNSIVNEMDRNESDIAASIVDSMSPLTALTTTAVSPEATAHPATNAVETNISLNDLRSFRIPKKTNNPKL; encoded by the exons ATGCGTAAACGTGACATTATTCGCCTTTGGAATCAGGTTGTGGCCCAAACGGGCATCGACAAATACACGGACGGACAGTGGCAGGAAATTTACGAAGAATTCCTGAAATCCATGTACGATAAGAATGAACCTTATATAAGTGTTCAAAGT GTGGAAAAGTTAGTGGATGAGCTTGAGGAGAATATGGAAATTTCAAAAAGTTTGAATACAAGCTCCGATATAGATGATGAACCGCTGTCGGCATTAAAAAATTGTCTGAAAGATAAAATCAAAGTGGAGCCAATAATTCCGTTAAGAAGAACCACGCGACGATGTGTGGttgacaataataattttaatcagCAGTTGGCggatattaaatttaaatcgaaGCAGCGGCAGATGCATTTGCAAACAGAGATGGCAAAACACAAGGATAAT GACGATCTGTTAATGTTAGGCACAAGCCCCAAACAGGAAAAGgctcaaacaaaaaaatcaacaaacaataacGCAACTAAAAAGAAGCGAATAAACTCTGAAAActtgacaaaacaaaacaaagcaactgCAAAACGAATGCGCACACAAACTAAGCTCACAATTGAAAAAGGGGACCATAAGATTGATAAAAATGAGAAACGACAAGTGCCTGGCAAATCTAATTTAGACAAATTAAAGTCTAAGCCGCCTCGAATTAGGCGAGCGAAATCAAAGGCAGTATATGTTAGTGCTTCAGTTGAGTTCATAGGaaatcagttttttttgttaccaCAGATAATGGCACCGACTGCTCACATGCCACCCTCAGCCATAAATTTGACGCGAGGGCCAACTATGAACAATACTTCAAGCACAGAAGAAGCTGTAACTCTAGAAGTTGTTGAAGCGGAAGATCTCAGTAGTCTAATGATagtgacagagagagacagcgaaaAAAACGAACCTGTTAATGTTTACCAAGAAAATGTTGATTTCAATCAATTGTTGACTAATGATAAATCTCTTGATGTTGATATATTCAATTCAACACAATATCTTGACAATTTGGCCATCGAATTGGATTCAATATTACACAATGATCGCAGCTTATGCGATCAGAATGCGGTGCTGCAAAATGATCCCAAATTAACAAAGGAATCCATAGATTTGCTTAAAGAAATAGCCGATCTTTCGCttacaaatgatttatttatgtcttCGGAGGCATCTACAAACAGCTTAGCAAcgaactttaatttattagaaCAGAATACAATGTTAGACGATGAGCTTAACTTAACACAGGAATCTATAGAAATATTGCAGAATATCCACTCAATGGAAATAAGTCGAACGATGCTACAAAATGATCTATATTTGTCCTCGGAGACAGGATCAGAAAATGCATCGATAGAACATGATCTCAACTTGACAAACTTAGCAGATAAGATTGCTTTGGTCGAGCAAGACAATCTTAAAACGATAATACAACAGAATAAGAATAATGACAAAACTCCCTTAGAGCAGGACGCGTTATTGCAAGATGAGCTTAATTTCGAAATCGACTCGGACTCGGATGTCCTTTCATTGAGCGCTTCCTGGGATGGCGGCATGGACGACAATGATGAGCGAAATTCAATTGTGAATGAAATGGATAGGAATGAATCAGATATTGCTGCTTCAATTGTTGACTCTATGAGTCCATTGACAGCACTTACTACGACTGCTGTTAGTCCAGAAGCTACAGCTCATCCGGCAACTAATGCTGTAGAAACCAACATATCACTTAATGACTTGCGCAGCTTTCGTATTCCCAAGAAAACGAATAATCCAAAGTTGTAG